Proteins from a genomic interval of Syngnathus acus chromosome 4, fSynAcu1.2, whole genome shotgun sequence:
- the LOC119121970 gene encoding zinc finger protein 774-like, producing the protein MCKVQMLRELVKRRLNVAVEEIFELFEKTIAEYEEELCRAKEENERQRELLDAVFTPQSGLDGADTQHPVEIPPEPQQAWSSAVEHIKEEVEDVWSSQDWKQLPGLKAADATSDHPVKHEDSENKVSAYQLRCSQSEQNRHAGRRSQAHNSRAPLSDMDERDVTSSETDGSDDAKERSKRSKDSKAAGKRLFNCSECGKTFSRKGTLNRHMRTHTGEKPFACSFCSKIFSLKHHRDRHMQIHTGEKPFSCLFCPKRFRDRSKMMTHMRTHAPELPVSTSPHATTAVGDHANASPSQLDNRAPLSDLDDAVSHSSGSEQGNNAEDAGKTSKRFTCTFSLCRKSFSRKDYLELHMKMHAEGNFTCPVCHKRFSSQKYVMIHMRTHTGEKPFGCNACDKKFTYKYQVTRHKCVGAVDVSASEATSLE; encoded by the exons atgtgcaaagtgCAAATGTTGCGAGAGTTGGTGAAGCGACGATTAAATGTGGCTGTGGAAGAGATTTTCGAACTGTTTGAGAAGACCATAGCGGAGTACGAGGAGGAACTTTGTCGAGCGAAAGAGGAGAACGAGCGGCAACGCGAACTACTGGACGCTGTTTTCACGCCTCAGTCTGGGCTCGATGGAGCTG ACACTCAGCATCCAGTAGAGATTCCTCCTGAGCCGCAGCAAGCGTGGAGTTCTGCTGTGGAGCACATTAAAGAAGAAGTGGAAGACGTGTGGAGCAGTCAGGATTGGAAGCAACTTCCAGGCCTGAAGGCGGCAGATGCCACCTCTGATCACCCTGTGAAACATGAAGACAGTGAAAACAAAGTTTCCGCTTATCAGCTTCGCTGTAGTCAAAGCGAGCAGAACAGACATGCTGGCAGAAGGTCACAAGCACACAACAGCAGGGCGCCGCTGTCCGATATGGACGAGCGTGACGTCACGTCGTCCGAGACCGATGGCAGTGACGACGCCAAAGAACGTTCCAAGCGTTCTAAGGACAGCAAAGCCGCCGGCAAGCGACTCTTCAACTGCTCCGAATGCGGCAAAACCTTCAGCCGGAAGGGAACTTTGAACCGACACATGAGGACGCACACCGGAGAGAAACCTTTCGCTTGCTcgttttgttccaaaataTTCTCTTTAAAGCATCACAGAGACCGacacatgcaaatacacaccgGAGAGAAACCCTTTTCCTGTTTATTTTGCCCTAAAAGATTCAGAGACAGGTCCAAAATGATGACGCACATGAGAACGCATGCCCCTGAGCTGCCCGTTTCCACCAGTCCGCACGCCACGACGGCCGTTGGAGATCACGCTAATGCTTCTCCCTCGCAACTCGACAACCGGGCTCCGCTATCggacctggacgacgccgtgTCACACTCTTCCGGAAGCGAGCAAGGCAACAACGCTGAAGACGCCGGCAAGACCTCCAAGAGGTTCACGTGTACCTTCTCGCTATGTCGCAAGAGTTTCTCCCGGAAGGACTATTTGGAGTTACACATGAAAATGCACGCGGAGGGGAATTTCACCTGCCCTGTTTGCCATAAGAGATTCTCCAGTCAAAAATACGTGATGATACACATGAGGACGCACACTGGGGAGAAGCCGTTCGGTTGCAACGCCTGCGATAAGAAGTTCACGTACAAGTACCAGGTGACCAGACACAAGTGTGTCGGCGCCGTTGATGTCAGCGCATCGGAAGCGACGTCTTTGGAGTGA
- the LOC119121964 gene encoding zinc finger protein 432-like isoform X3 produces the protein MSKVSTLKLLVKRKLNVAIEEVWELFEKAIAEYEEEFRRKGRKEACESEHGVEPNVGRKTQRGSQCELVNIKEEECEEPPTKKRKNAGSSGLKSSPEKASQAQEEVRKSPQGSESFDSDHGDIAKEPLKTKPKLKCSDCGQMFVHKEDLAKHKKTHTGKKPLTSAVVPTPSAKEALKTKPKLKCSECGQMFVHKEGLEKHQKTHTEKKPAVVPKPSFTSAISSQQVATKSGRPHAKDLHSATGLSKNSRDYLMSDSSDSDSDSDVSFVEPLEKTKMVHKGDLDRHTKTHIGTKSAVVAKPSGPVKSFNCSVCVKRFPSRDLLISHIRTHVKEKPAASGQHVVPESPKPDSQPDKLPPVAQPPNAEKHFTCSNCKRHFLSERFLMLHMRTHNEQKPVASGSSGHAAVPASPNLDSQPDKLRPVARPPDTVKSFTCSVCTKSFLSRDLLISHIRTHTEEKPTTSRSSGQRRVSESPTLNSQPDKLPPVPKPPTLNSQPDTLPPVSKPSNADQYFTCSTCKKSFSTEHFLELHMQTHDRQKLVASGTSGQHLLSESQNIRPRPQNPAQVPDKDDVTSDSSDSDSDAKKSPETNKKLPCSECGEVFVHKADLDGHMKTHTGKQVVDSTGVTKLFYTVKSLSCSVCTKSFASEESLAAHVSVHANEKRSPSTSSTQLAPTQTNGEHGEDTQSEPESLFAPLSDSDMSDSSADDPNDNSSVSGATSKNSEGEANGSKRAGDNARRIACSFCEKTYMREHHLLRHVRSHHQGASSESKAGEGSQACDGKREPRKMKKKSKGNKKRQECIKNLKCSHCKKRFEQMSQLTQHLVSRNSCHVCDEKFCFPEEMREHIQNTH, from the exons ATGTCGAAAGTCTCAACATTAAAGCTGTTGGTGAAGCGCAAGCTAAATGTGGCCATTGAGGAGGTTTGGGAACTGTTTGAGAAGGCCATTGCCGAGTACGAAGAGGAATTCCGTCgaaaaggaaggaaagaggCGTGCGAGAGTGAGCATGGTGTGGAGCCCAACGTTGGTCGCAAAACTCAAAGAG GTTCTCAGTGTGAGCTGGTGAATATTAAAGAGGAGGAATGCGAGGagccaccaacaaaaaaaaggaagaatgcGGGGAGTTCAGgcctcaagtcaagtccagaAAAGGCATCGCAAGCTCAAGAAGAAGTCCGTAAAAGTCCCCAAGGTTCGGAATCCTTTGACAGTGATCACGGTGACATTGCCAAAGAACCTTTGAAGACAAAACCAAAGTTAAAGTGTTCTGACTGTGGTCAGATGTTTGTCCACAAGGAAGATTTggcaaagcacaaaaaaacacacacgggaAAGAAACCTTTGACTTCTGCAGTTGTCCCTACACCGTCTGCCAAAGAAGCTTTGAAGACAAAACCGAAGTTAAAGTGTTCTGAGTGTGGTCAAATGTTTGTCCACAAGGAAGGTTTGGAAAAGCaccaaaagacacacactgaaaaaaaacctgcagtTGTCCCTAAACCATCTTTTACCTCCGCTATCTCGAGTCAACAAGTGGCAACCAAAAGTGGCAGACCACATGCTAAAGATCTTCACTCAGCAACTGGATTGTCAAAAAACTCCAGGGATTACTTAATGTCAGACtcctctgactctgactctgattCTGATGTCTCCTTTGTAGAACCtttggagaaaacaaagatggtCCACAAGGGAGATTTGGatagacacacaaaaacacacattgggACGAAGAGCGCAGTTGTCGCTAAACCATCCGGACCTGTGAAATCTTTCAACTGCTCAGTTTGCGTTAAACGCTTTCCGAGTAGAGACCTTCTCATATCACACATACGAACCCACGTTAAGGAGAAACCTGCGGCCTCCGGTCAACACGTGGTGCCAGAAAGTCCAAAACCTGACTCGCAACCAGACAAGTTGCCACCGGTCGCTCAACCACCCAACGCCGAGAAACATTTCACCTGCTCAAACTGTAAGAGACACTTTTTGAGCGAACGTTTTCTCATGTTACACATGCGAACCCACAACGAGCAGAAACCGGTGGCCTCCGGTAGCTCCGGTCACGCTGCAGTCCCAGCGAGTCCAAATCTCGACTCGCAACCAGACAAATTGCGGCCAGTCGCTAGACCGCCTGACACGGTTAAATCTTTTACCTGCTCCGTTTGCACAAAAAGCTTCCTGAGTAGAGACCTTCTCATATCACACATAAGGACTCACACCGAGGAGAAACCGACGACCTCCC GTAGCTCTGGTCAGCGCCGGGTGTCAGAGAGTCCAACTCTTAACTCCCAACCAGACAAGTTGCCCCCAGTGCCTAAACCACCAACTCTTAACTCCCAACCAGACACGTTGCCACCAGTCTCTAAACCATCCAACGCTGATCAATATTTCACCTGCTCAACTTGTAAGAAAAGCTTCTCGACTGAACACTTTCTGGAGTTACACATGCAAACCCATGACAGGCAGAAACTGGTGGCCTCCGGTACCTCTGGTCAGCACCTGCTGTCGGAAAGTCAAAATATCCGCCCAAGACCACAGAACCCGGCACAAGTACCAGACAAGGACGACGTGACGTCAGATTCTTCGGACTCTGATAGCGATGCCAAAAAATCTCCGGAGACCAACAAGAAGTTGCCGTGCTCAGAATGCGGCGAGGTGTTTGTCCACAAGGCAGATCTGGACGGACACATGAAAACGCACACCGGAAAGCAAGTTGTGGACTCCACAGGCGTGACCAAACTCTTCTACACCGTCAAGTCTTTGTCCTGCTCGGTTTGTACGAAAAGTTTTGCGAGTGAAGAGTCTCTGGCGGCACACGTGAGCGTCCACGCCAACGAGAAACGCTCGCCCTCGACTAGCTCCACTCAGCTGGCGCCGACGCAAACCAACGGAGAACATGGCGAGGATACCCAATCGGAACCGGAGAGCCTCTTTGCTCCGCTGTCAGATTCGGACATGTCGGACTCGTCTGCGGACGATCCCAACGACAACAGCAGCGTATCCGGAGCGACAAGCAAGAACTCGGAAGGTGAAGCAAACGGGAGCAAGCGAGCTGGAGACAACGCAAGACGCATCGCTTGCTCTTTTTGTGAGAAAACTTACATGAGGGAGCATCACCTGTTGAGACACGTCAGAAGTCACCACCAGGGGGCGTCTTCGGAATCCAAAGCCGGTGAAGGATCGCAAGCGTGCGACGGCAAGCGGGAACCTcggaagatgaagaaaaagtcCAAAGGCAACAAGAAACGGCAGGAATGCATCAAAAATTTAAAGTGCTCACACTGTAAAAAACGTTTTGAGCAAATGAGTCAGTTGACCCAACACTTGGTGTCGAGAAACTCTTGTCATGTCTGCGATGAgaaattttgttttcctgaaGAGATGAGGGAACATATTCAGAACACACATTGA
- the LOC119121964 gene encoding zinc finger protein Xfin-like isoform X2, translating into MSKVSTLKLLVKRKLNVAIEEVWELFEKAIAEYEEEFRRKGRKEACESEHGVEPNVGRKTQRGSQCELVNIKEEECEEPPTKKRKNAGSSGLKSSPEKASQAQEEVRKSPQGSESFDSDHGDIAKEPLKTKPKLKCSDCGQMFVHKEDLAKHKKTHTGKKPLTSAVVPTPSAKEALKTKPKLKCSECGQMFVHKEGLEKHQKTHTEKKPAVVPKPSFTSAISSQQVATKSGRPHAKDLHSATGLSKNSRDYLMSDSSDSDSDSDVSFVEPLEKTKMVHKGDLDRHTKTHIGTKSAVVAKPSGPVKSFNCSVCVKRFPSRDLLISHIRTHVKEKPAASGQHVVPESPKPDSQPDKLPPVAQPPNAEKHFTCSNCKRHFLSERFLMLHMRTHNEQKPVASGSSGHAAVPASPNLDSQPDKLRPVARPPDTVKSFTCSVCTKSFLSRDLLISHIRTHTEEKPTTSRISDQRLVSKSPNVDSQPDRLAPVAKPPDAVKSFSCSICAKNFPSSALLISHTRTHAEEKPVASGSSGQRRVSESPTLNSQPDKLPPVSKPSNADQYFTCSTCKKSFSTEHFLELHMQTHDRQKLVASGTSGQHLLSESQNIRPRPQNPAQVPDKDDVTSDSSDSDSDAKKSPETNKKLPCSECGEVFVHKADLDGHMKTHTGKQVVDSTGVTKLFYTVKSLSCSVCTKSFASEESLAAHVSVHANEKRSPSTSSTQLAPTQTNGEHGEDTQSEPESLFAPLSDSDMSDSSADDPNDNSSVSGATSKNSEGEANGSKRAGDNARRIACSFCEKTYMREHHLLRHVRSHHQGASSESKAGEGSQACDGKREPRKMKKKSKGNKKRQECIKNLKCSHCKKRFEQMSQLTQHLVSRNSCHVCDEKFCFPEEMREHIQNTH; encoded by the exons ATGTCGAAAGTCTCAACATTAAAGCTGTTGGTGAAGCGCAAGCTAAATGTGGCCATTGAGGAGGTTTGGGAACTGTTTGAGAAGGCCATTGCCGAGTACGAAGAGGAATTCCGTCgaaaaggaaggaaagaggCGTGCGAGAGTGAGCATGGTGTGGAGCCCAACGTTGGTCGCAAAACTCAAAGAG GTTCTCAGTGTGAGCTGGTGAATATTAAAGAGGAGGAATGCGAGGagccaccaacaaaaaaaaggaagaatgcGGGGAGTTCAGgcctcaagtcaagtccagaAAAGGCATCGCAAGCTCAAGAAGAAGTCCGTAAAAGTCCCCAAGGTTCGGAATCCTTTGACAGTGATCACGGTGACATTGCCAAAGAACCTTTGAAGACAAAACCAAAGTTAAAGTGTTCTGACTGTGGTCAGATGTTTGTCCACAAGGAAGATTTggcaaagcacaaaaaaacacacacgggaAAGAAACCTTTGACTTCTGCAGTTGTCCCTACACCGTCTGCCAAAGAAGCTTTGAAGACAAAACCGAAGTTAAAGTGTTCTGAGTGTGGTCAAATGTTTGTCCACAAGGAAGGTTTGGAAAAGCaccaaaagacacacactgaaaaaaaacctgcagtTGTCCCTAAACCATCTTTTACCTCCGCTATCTCGAGTCAACAAGTGGCAACCAAAAGTGGCAGACCACATGCTAAAGATCTTCACTCAGCAACTGGATTGTCAAAAAACTCCAGGGATTACTTAATGTCAGACtcctctgactctgactctgattCTGATGTCTCCTTTGTAGAACCtttggagaaaacaaagatggtCCACAAGGGAGATTTGGatagacacacaaaaacacacattgggACGAAGAGCGCAGTTGTCGCTAAACCATCCGGACCTGTGAAATCTTTCAACTGCTCAGTTTGCGTTAAACGCTTTCCGAGTAGAGACCTTCTCATATCACACATACGAACCCACGTTAAGGAGAAACCTGCGGCCTCCGGTCAACACGTGGTGCCAGAAAGTCCAAAACCTGACTCGCAACCAGACAAGTTGCCACCGGTCGCTCAACCACCCAACGCCGAGAAACATTTCACCTGCTCAAACTGTAAGAGACACTTTTTGAGCGAACGTTTTCTCATGTTACACATGCGAACCCACAACGAGCAGAAACCGGTGGCCTCCGGTAGCTCCGGTCACGCTGCAGTCCCAGCGAGTCCAAATCTCGACTCGCAACCAGACAAATTGCGGCCAGTCGCTAGACCGCCTGACACGGTTAAATCTTTTACCTGCTCCGTTTGCACAAAAAGCTTCCTGAGTAGAGACCTTCTCATATCACACATAAGGACTCACACCGAGGAGAAACCGACGACCTCCCGTATCTCTGATCAACGTCTGGTGTCAAAGAGTCCAAATGTTGACTCGCAACCAGACAGATTGGCACCGGTGGCTAAACCACCCGACGCCGTGAAATCTTTCAGCTGCTCAATTTGCGCAAAAAACTTTCCGAGTAGCGCTCTTCTCATATCGCACACGCGAACACACGCTGAGGAGAAACCGGTGGCCTCAGGTAGCTCTGGTCAGCGCCGGGTGTCAGAGAGTCCAACTCTTAACTCCCAACCAGACAA GTTGCCACCAGTCTCTAAACCATCCAACGCTGATCAATATTTCACCTGCTCAACTTGTAAGAAAAGCTTCTCGACTGAACACTTTCTGGAGTTACACATGCAAACCCATGACAGGCAGAAACTGGTGGCCTCCGGTACCTCTGGTCAGCACCTGCTGTCGGAAAGTCAAAATATCCGCCCAAGACCACAGAACCCGGCACAAGTACCAGACAAGGACGACGTGACGTCAGATTCTTCGGACTCTGATAGCGATGCCAAAAAATCTCCGGAGACCAACAAGAAGTTGCCGTGCTCAGAATGCGGCGAGGTGTTTGTCCACAAGGCAGATCTGGACGGACACATGAAAACGCACACCGGAAAGCAAGTTGTGGACTCCACAGGCGTGACCAAACTCTTCTACACCGTCAAGTCTTTGTCCTGCTCGGTTTGTACGAAAAGTTTTGCGAGTGAAGAGTCTCTGGCGGCACACGTGAGCGTCCACGCCAACGAGAAACGCTCGCCCTCGACTAGCTCCACTCAGCTGGCGCCGACGCAAACCAACGGAGAACATGGCGAGGATACCCAATCGGAACCGGAGAGCCTCTTTGCTCCGCTGTCAGATTCGGACATGTCGGACTCGTCTGCGGACGATCCCAACGACAACAGCAGCGTATCCGGAGCGACAAGCAAGAACTCGGAAGGTGAAGCAAACGGGAGCAAGCGAGCTGGAGACAACGCAAGACGCATCGCTTGCTCTTTTTGTGAGAAAACTTACATGAGGGAGCATCACCTGTTGAGACACGTCAGAAGTCACCACCAGGGGGCGTCTTCGGAATCCAAAGCCGGTGAAGGATCGCAAGCGTGCGACGGCAAGCGGGAACCTcggaagatgaagaaaaagtcCAAAGGCAACAAGAAACGGCAGGAATGCATCAAAAATTTAAAGTGCTCACACTGTAAAAAACGTTTTGAGCAAATGAGTCAGTTGACCCAACACTTGGTGTCGAGAAACTCTTGTCATGTCTGCGATGAgaaattttgttttcctgaaGAGATGAGGGAACATATTCAGAACACACATTGA
- the sec22bb gene encoding vesicle-trafficking protein SEC22b-B encodes MVLLTMIARLADGLPLAASMQEDEQLGRDLQQYQSQAKQLFRKLNEQSPTRCTLEAGSMSFHYVLEKGVCYLVLCEASFSKKLAFAYLEDLQAEFHEQHGKKVPTVSRPYSFIEFDTYIQKTKKAYIDSRARRNLGSINTELQDVQRIMVANIEEVLQRGEALSALDSKASNLSSLSKKYRSDAKYLNTRSTYAKLAAGGVFFIMLIVYVRFWWL; translated from the exons ATGGTGCTGCTGACGATGATCGCCCGGTTGGCCGACGGCCTGCCGTTGGCCGCCTCCATGCAAGAGGACGAGCAG TTGGGCCGGGACCTGCAGCAGTACCAGAGTCAAGCTAAGCAGCTTTTCAGAAAACTCAACGAGCAGAGCCCCACTCGCTGCACCTTAGAGGCCGGCTCTATGTCCTTCCA CTATGTCTTGGAGAAAGGCGTGTGCTACCTGGTCCTGTGCGAAGCCAGCTTCTCCAAGAAGCTGGCCTTCGCCTACCTGGAGGACCTGCAGGCCGAGTTCCACGAGCAGCACGGCAAGAAGGTGCCCACTGTCTCGCGGCCGTATTCCTTCATCGAGTTTG acaCGTACATCCAAAAGACCAAGAAGGCCTACATTGACAGCCGGGCCCGGCGGAACCTGGGCAGCATCAACACGGAGCTGCAAGACGTGCAGAGGATCATGGTGGCAAACATCGAAGAGGTGCTGCAGAGAGGAGAGGCGCTCTCCG CGTTGGATTCCAAGGCCAGCAACTTGTCCAGCCTGTCCAAGAAGTACCGCAGTGACGCCAAGTACCTGAACACGCGCTCCACGTACGCCAAGCTGGCAGCCGGCGGCGTTTTCTTCATCATGCTCATCGTCTACGTGCGCTTCTGGTGGCTCTGA
- the LOC119121964 gene encoding zinc finger protein 432-like isoform X1: protein MSKVSTLKLLVKRKLNVAIEEVWELFEKAIAEYEEEFRRKGRKEACESEHGVEPNVGRKTQRGSQCELVNIKEEECEEPPTKKRKNAGSSGLKSSPEKASQAQEEVRKSPQGSESFDSDHGDIAKEPLKTKPKLKCSDCGQMFVHKEDLAKHKKTHTGKKPLTSAVVPTPSAKEALKTKPKLKCSECGQMFVHKEGLEKHQKTHTEKKPAVVPKPSFTSAISSQQVATKSGRPHAKDLHSATGLSKNSRDYLMSDSSDSDSDSDVSFVEPLEKTKMVHKGDLDRHTKTHIGTKSAVVAKPSGPVKSFNCSVCVKRFPSRDLLISHIRTHVKEKPAASGQHVVPESPKPDSQPDKLPPVAQPPNAEKHFTCSNCKRHFLSERFLMLHMRTHNEQKPVASGSSGHAAVPASPNLDSQPDKLRPVARPPDTVKSFTCSVCTKSFLSRDLLISHIRTHTEEKPTTSRISDQRLVSKSPNVDSQPDRLAPVAKPPDAVKSFSCSICAKNFPSSALLISHTRTHAEEKPVASGSSGQRRVSESPTLNSQPDKLPPVPKPPTLNSQPDTLPPVSKPSNADQYFTCSTCKKSFSTEHFLELHMQTHDRQKLVASGTSGQHLLSESQNIRPRPQNPAQVPDKDDVTSDSSDSDSDAKKSPETNKKLPCSECGEVFVHKADLDGHMKTHTGKQVVDSTGVTKLFYTVKSLSCSVCTKSFASEESLAAHVSVHANEKRSPSTSSTQLAPTQTNGEHGEDTQSEPESLFAPLSDSDMSDSSADDPNDNSSVSGATSKNSEGEANGSKRAGDNARRIACSFCEKTYMREHHLLRHVRSHHQGASSESKAGEGSQACDGKREPRKMKKKSKGNKKRQECIKNLKCSHCKKRFEQMSQLTQHLVSRNSCHVCDEKFCFPEEMREHIQNTH, encoded by the exons ATGTCGAAAGTCTCAACATTAAAGCTGTTGGTGAAGCGCAAGCTAAATGTGGCCATTGAGGAGGTTTGGGAACTGTTTGAGAAGGCCATTGCCGAGTACGAAGAGGAATTCCGTCgaaaaggaaggaaagaggCGTGCGAGAGTGAGCATGGTGTGGAGCCCAACGTTGGTCGCAAAACTCAAAGAG GTTCTCAGTGTGAGCTGGTGAATATTAAAGAGGAGGAATGCGAGGagccaccaacaaaaaaaaggaagaatgcGGGGAGTTCAGgcctcaagtcaagtccagaAAAGGCATCGCAAGCTCAAGAAGAAGTCCGTAAAAGTCCCCAAGGTTCGGAATCCTTTGACAGTGATCACGGTGACATTGCCAAAGAACCTTTGAAGACAAAACCAAAGTTAAAGTGTTCTGACTGTGGTCAGATGTTTGTCCACAAGGAAGATTTggcaaagcacaaaaaaacacacacgggaAAGAAACCTTTGACTTCTGCAGTTGTCCCTACACCGTCTGCCAAAGAAGCTTTGAAGACAAAACCGAAGTTAAAGTGTTCTGAGTGTGGTCAAATGTTTGTCCACAAGGAAGGTTTGGAAAAGCaccaaaagacacacactgaaaaaaaacctgcagtTGTCCCTAAACCATCTTTTACCTCCGCTATCTCGAGTCAACAAGTGGCAACCAAAAGTGGCAGACCACATGCTAAAGATCTTCACTCAGCAACTGGATTGTCAAAAAACTCCAGGGATTACTTAATGTCAGACtcctctgactctgactctgattCTGATGTCTCCTTTGTAGAACCtttggagaaaacaaagatggtCCACAAGGGAGATTTGGatagacacacaaaaacacacattgggACGAAGAGCGCAGTTGTCGCTAAACCATCCGGACCTGTGAAATCTTTCAACTGCTCAGTTTGCGTTAAACGCTTTCCGAGTAGAGACCTTCTCATATCACACATACGAACCCACGTTAAGGAGAAACCTGCGGCCTCCGGTCAACACGTGGTGCCAGAAAGTCCAAAACCTGACTCGCAACCAGACAAGTTGCCACCGGTCGCTCAACCACCCAACGCCGAGAAACATTTCACCTGCTCAAACTGTAAGAGACACTTTTTGAGCGAACGTTTTCTCATGTTACACATGCGAACCCACAACGAGCAGAAACCGGTGGCCTCCGGTAGCTCCGGTCACGCTGCAGTCCCAGCGAGTCCAAATCTCGACTCGCAACCAGACAAATTGCGGCCAGTCGCTAGACCGCCTGACACGGTTAAATCTTTTACCTGCTCCGTTTGCACAAAAAGCTTCCTGAGTAGAGACCTTCTCATATCACACATAAGGACTCACACCGAGGAGAAACCGACGACCTCCCGTATCTCTGATCAACGTCTGGTGTCAAAGAGTCCAAATGTTGACTCGCAACCAGACAGATTGGCACCGGTGGCTAAACCACCCGACGCCGTGAAATCTTTCAGCTGCTCAATTTGCGCAAAAAACTTTCCGAGTAGCGCTCTTCTCATATCGCACACGCGAACACACGCTGAGGAGAAACCGGTGGCCTCAGGTAGCTCTGGTCAGCGCCGGGTGTCAGAGAGTCCAACTCTTAACTCCCAACCAGACAAGTTGCCCCCAGTGCCTAAACCACCAACTCTTAACTCCCAACCAGACACGTTGCCACCAGTCTCTAAACCATCCAACGCTGATCAATATTTCACCTGCTCAACTTGTAAGAAAAGCTTCTCGACTGAACACTTTCTGGAGTTACACATGCAAACCCATGACAGGCAGAAACTGGTGGCCTCCGGTACCTCTGGTCAGCACCTGCTGTCGGAAAGTCAAAATATCCGCCCAAGACCACAGAACCCGGCACAAGTACCAGACAAGGACGACGTGACGTCAGATTCTTCGGACTCTGATAGCGATGCCAAAAAATCTCCGGAGACCAACAAGAAGTTGCCGTGCTCAGAATGCGGCGAGGTGTTTGTCCACAAGGCAGATCTGGACGGACACATGAAAACGCACACCGGAAAGCAAGTTGTGGACTCCACAGGCGTGACCAAACTCTTCTACACCGTCAAGTCTTTGTCCTGCTCGGTTTGTACGAAAAGTTTTGCGAGTGAAGAGTCTCTGGCGGCACACGTGAGCGTCCACGCCAACGAGAAACGCTCGCCCTCGACTAGCTCCACTCAGCTGGCGCCGACGCAAACCAACGGAGAACATGGCGAGGATACCCAATCGGAACCGGAGAGCCTCTTTGCTCCGCTGTCAGATTCGGACATGTCGGACTCGTCTGCGGACGATCCCAACGACAACAGCAGCGTATCCGGAGCGACAAGCAAGAACTCGGAAGGTGAAGCAAACGGGAGCAAGCGAGCTGGAGACAACGCAAGACGCATCGCTTGCTCTTTTTGTGAGAAAACTTACATGAGGGAGCATCACCTGTTGAGACACGTCAGAAGTCACCACCAGGGGGCGTCTTCGGAATCCAAAGCCGGTGAAGGATCGCAAGCGTGCGACGGCAAGCGGGAACCTcggaagatgaagaaaaagtcCAAAGGCAACAAGAAACGGCAGGAATGCATCAAAAATTTAAAGTGCTCACACTGTAAAAAACGTTTTGAGCAAATGAGTCAGTTGACCCAACACTTGGTGTCGAGAAACTCTTGTCATGTCTGCGATGAgaaattttgttttcctgaaGAGATGAGGGAACATATTCAGAACACACATTGA